A region from the Verrucomicrobiota bacterium genome encodes:
- a CDS encoding HDOD domain-containing protein, giving the protein MKTMNLIDIDALIKKADELQPLPASVVKLASMLSSGAGDVDEITNVIRFDPALTVRLLRLANSAFSGASVAITTVKDAVSRLGTARILSLAVASHCRPLMRVQVRAYGYQEGELWRHSVVSMLLAELAPRVCKTPLPSAGATAALLHDIGKLAMAHFLDQDILDLLGRAQNEGGLTPLEAESQILHVHHGELGGLIARHWKLPEAIVNGITYHHNPEQGMDLVCDVVHLADAVAKGVEAKMANKPAKIDVNAGAAERLGFAMKDMEWLCTEGQAAFTKVGGLFGAA; this is encoded by the coding sequence ATGAAGACTATGAACCTCATCGATATTGACGCCTTGATCAAGAAGGCGGACGAACTGCAGCCGCTCCCGGCCAGTGTGGTCAAGCTGGCCTCGATGCTCAGTTCGGGCGCCGGCGACGTGGACGAGATTACGAATGTCATTCGATTCGATCCGGCCCTGACGGTGCGCCTGCTGCGGCTGGCCAATTCGGCCTTCAGCGGCGCTTCGGTCGCCATCACCACCGTCAAGGATGCGGTTTCCCGGCTGGGGACGGCGCGCATTCTATCTCTGGCCGTGGCCTCCCATTGCCGTCCGCTCATGCGGGTGCAAGTTCGCGCTTACGGCTACCAGGAAGGCGAGCTCTGGAGGCACTCGGTGGTTTCCATGCTCCTGGCCGAACTCGCGCCGCGCGTCTGCAAAACCCCTTTGCCGTCCGCCGGCGCGACGGCGGCGTTGCTGCACGATATCGGCAAGCTGGCCATGGCGCACTTTTTGGATCAGGACATTCTGGACTTGTTGGGGCGCGCGCAGAATGAAGGCGGACTGACGCCGCTGGAAGCCGAATCGCAAATCCTCCACGTGCATCACGGCGAGCTGGGCGGCCTGATTGCCCGCCACTGGAAGTTGCCCGAAGCCATCGTCAACGGGATCACTTACCACCATAATCCGGAGCAAGGCATGGATTTGGTTTGCGACGTCGTCCACCTGGCCGATGCCGTTGCCAAAGGCGTCGAAGCCAAGATGGCGAACAAGCCGGCTAAAATCGATGTGAATGCCGGCGCGGCGGAGCGCCTGGGCTTTGCCATGAAAGATATGGAATGGCTGTGCACTGAAGGGCAAGCCGCCTTCACAAAAGTCGGCGGCTTGTTTGGCGCGGCGTAG
- a CDS encoding methyltransferase domain-containing protein has translation MAQAQEGRFNEVEVHRGVQPILVREYFRKQGTDYLFHDAAGQLVVVQELNLVGDWGELPAADVVFLRNVLRYMSPDAQQTVLKKLKSVLRPDGYLFLGAQETAPETDSDFTLVVTEKAGYYQLSGKSG, from the coding sequence ATGGCCCAGGCGCAGGAAGGCCGATTCAACGAAGTGGAAGTTCACCGCGGCGTGCAACCGATCCTCGTCAGAGAATACTTTCGCAAGCAAGGGACCGATTATTTGTTCCATGACGCTGCGGGCCAACTGGTCGTGGTCCAGGAGTTGAATCTGGTGGGGGATTGGGGCGAATTGCCGGCGGCGGACGTCGTCTTCCTCCGCAATGTGCTGCGCTATATGAGTCCGGACGCCCAACAGACCGTCCTCAAGAAACTGAAGAGCGTGCTGAGACCGGACGGTTACCTGTTTTTGGGGGCGCAGGAAACGGCGCCCGAAACGGATTCGGATTTCACCCTCGTGGTCACCGAAAAGGCCGGTTACTACCAACTTTCTGGCAAGAGCGGCTAG